The nucleotide window GCTGACAACAGCGCGATCAGATCGCCATCCTTGGCACCACGCGCTCGCATCTCGGGAAACAATACGGGAGCGACCGCCGCCATGTCGGCGGCCTTCGAGCCCGAGATACCGGATACCAGGTACATCGCGCCGACCAGCACATAATGCAAGCCGCCACGCACGTGACCGAAGAGCCGGGCGAGCAGCCCGACCATGGCTTTTGCCATGCCCGTCACAACCACGAGCGCGCCGAGAAAGATGAACAGGGGCACTGCGAGCAGCACAAGATGCGACATGCCTTCTTCCATGCGGCCGATCATGACGTCGGTCGGCGCGTGCGTGACGATGCTCAGATAGGCGAGCGTCCCCAGCCCGAAGGCGAAGGCAATCGGAACGCCGGCGAAGATTGCGCCGCCGACGATCACCACAAAAAAGATCAGCAGGTTGTAGAGACCCATTGCGACAATCGACGGCTTGCAGAGATAAAGCGCGGTGGCGATGACAGCGATCAGCGCGAGCGCCAGTGCGAAATCGGGCAGGCGGACTTGGCGTCCCAGGCGTAGCAATCCGAATACGATCATGAGCCCGATCCCTGCGGGCAAAGCGGCTGCGCGCCAGACACCGGAGATCGCCAGCGAGTCGGTTTCGATCGGAAATTCGCTCACCGCATACTGGATCGCCGGCATCAGCAAGATGGCGAGCAACATGAGGCTTGCGGTCATGCTGAAGGCATCGAAGCGCGCGCTCGGCCCGCGTCCCTGACGGCTCACGAACGCGACCATGCGCATGTGCTCCATGCGACGGTACGCGATCGCGGCGCCCAGGCTCGCGACCCAGGCGAACAGCGTTGACGCGAGTTCATCGCTCCAGGTCAGCGGCTGGTGCAGCAGATAACGGCATGACACGCCCGCGAGCAGCAGCGCAACTTCGATTGCCAGTGCGCAGGCGGTGACAGTTTCAACGAGGGTGCCAAGCCACCTGTCGCAGATGCCGGCGCACCGTTGCCATAGCGACGATGCGTCGTGCTCGGCGCGTGACATGCGGGTTTCGATCATAGCCTGTAGATTTCTCACGCTGAACTCCCGGAGAAGACGGCGATATTAAAAGCGGACTCAGCCGATGTGCCCGGCGTACTTTTCGAGCAACGCCCACATGTCGGGACCGAAGCGCTTCTTCCATTCTTCGTAGTAACCGGCCTGGCGAAGCGCCACGCGAAACGGCTTCGGGTCCACCTCGATGACCTGCATCTTTTTATCCTTGGCCAACACCCCGGCGAAGCGCGCTTCGAGCGCGACCACGTCCGCGCGTTGCGCAAGGGCGGATTCGTTGAGATTCCTCGATACGACCGCGCGCAGGTCTGCCGGGATCTGGTCCCAGGTCGCCTTATTGACGAGCGATAGCCAGCCGTCCCACATGTGGCGCGTGAGCGAAACCGACTTTTGCACTTCGTACAGCTTCGCGAAGTAGAAGGTGGTAAGCGGAAGCTCGGTGCCGTCTACCACCCGCGTCTGCAACGCGGAGTAAATCTCGTTCATGTTGATCGTGGTCGGCGATGCGCCGAAGGCTTCGAACAAAGAGATCCAGAGCCGGCCGGGCGGTACGCGCAGCTTGAAGCCCTTGAGATCTTCGGGCTTTCTCACCGCGATGGCGGACGACGTGATCTCCTTGAAACTTAGGTCCCATACCTTCTCCTGACAGAAGAGGCCGGCCGCCGAGATCCTGTCGCGCAACGCGGCGCCCAGGTCGCCGTCCATGGCCGCCCATATTTCCTTGTAGGAGGGAAAGGCAAAGCCAACACCGACGATCGCGCATTCGGGCACGAGCCGCGACAGGATCACGCTCGAGAGCGTGAACATGTCGAGCGCGCCGGAGCGTAACTGGCTGAGCATTTCCGTGTCCGAGCCAAGTTGACCGTCGGGGAAAAGCTGGATATCCACGGCGCCGTTGGTCTGTGTGCGAATGCGCGTGAACGCCTCGTTCAGCCTGACGTTGAGCGGATTCTCGATATTGACGTTAGTGCCGTATTTGAGCTTGATGGGCGCCGCGGCACGCGCGAGCCGAGGCATGGCGACGGCGGCGCACACTGCGGCGCCCGTTGTGAGCACGCGGCGGCGCGCCTGGGATTTCTTTGACATGGTCACGCTTGTCTCCTGCTATTTTGTTTTAGCGCCGCTTAGCACGGCTACCTGCAGCCAATTCTTGACGAATGTTCAGATGACGTTGAGCGCACGCAGTTCCGCGAGCCGGGCAGCGCCGATGCCGAGTAGCGAGTTGAGTACGCTGTCGGTATGCTCACTAAGTACGGGTCCGAGCCAGTTGACTTGTCCAGGCGTGCCACACAAGCGGGGGACAACATTGGCCATGGTCAGTTCGCCCACACGATCGTCCTTAACCGTCAGCAGATTGCCACGCTGCTGGTAGTGCGGGTCGTCGAAAATCTCGTCGATTGCATATACCGGACCGCAGGGAACCTGCGCCTTGTCGCAGGCGTCGATCACCTCCTTGAGCGTACCCGAGCGGGTCCATGCGGTGACGATCCGGTCAACCTCATCGCGATCCGCAAGGCGCTGTGCCATGGTCGCGTAGCGCTCGGGCGTCGCGAGTTCCGGCTGCAACATCAGCACCGCAAGCCGCTCGAAGAGCTTGTCCGTGGTGCACGCTATGGCTACCCACCGGCCATCGCGCGTTGGATAGTGACTGTGCGGCACGACAATGGCAGTGGCCGCGCCCATTCGCTGGCGAATGATCTTCTTCGCGCCGTAGGCCGGAACGAGTTCATCCAGGATGCGGAACATGCTCTCGTACAACGCGACGTCGACGACCTGGCCCTCGCCCGTGATGTCGCGCGCGCGCAAGGCGAGCAGCACGCCGATCGCGCCGAAGAGCCCGGAACCGTAGTCGGCGAGTGTCGCCGAGCCGGGCGTGACGGGTGGCCCGTCAGGATCGCCAGCGAGGAAAGACAGGCCGCTGAATGCGTTGGCGATGCGCCCGAAGCAGGGGCGGCCGGCGTACGGGCCGGTTTGTCCGTAGCCTGTTATGCGCAGCATGATGATGCGCGGGTTGATCGCCTTCAGGTCTTCGTATCCCAGCCCCCAGCTTTCGAGCGTGCCGGTCTGGAAGTTCTCGCACACCACGTCTGACTCTGCCACGAGTCGCTTAAACAGGTCAGCTCCCTCGGGCTTGCGCAAGTCAAGCGTGACGGATTTTTTGTTCCTTGCCTCGGTAAGCCAGGCAAAACTGTCGCCCGATGCCGACGCATTGCCAAGTCTCCTGCACGGGTCGCCAACATCCGGCAATTCGACCTTGATGACCTCTGCACCGAACTCGCCCAGCAAGGTGCTGGCGAACGGGGCAGCGAGAAAGGTGGCGGCATCGATCACGCGGATGCCTTGCATCGGCATGGTCTCGGCCACGGGGGACTGGGGCGATGTATTTAACGTCAAAATGAGACTCCTGAGGGTTTTGATTCAGACGTGTTCGGGCTTGCTGGCGCGCGTCGCGAGGCTGTGTCTTTCGATCAGCCGCTGGGCGCGGGACACGATGGGATAGTCGACGAATCCGCCCTCCACGCGAATTGCCGATATCCCGGCCGCTTCCGCCTGCCTGAAGGCATCGACGATCGCCCGTGCTTTCGCCACTTCGGCCTCGCTCGGAGTGAACACCTCGTTCACCACCGTCACCTGGTCCGGATAGATACAGAACTTGCCGCCGAAGCCGAGCGTGCGTACATGCACCGCGGAGCGCCTGAGACCTTCTATGTCGGCTATATCGACGTGGGCGGTGTCGATGGGCGGCGCGAGTCCCGCGGAGCGCGAGGCAACACACAGCCGGGAGCGGGCAAAAAGTAATTCTTGCTCGGCGGCGGTCCACTCCATGCCGAGATCGTTGACGTAATCGCCCGCGCCGAAAGCGAGGCGCTTGACACGCGCCGAGCATCGGGCGATCGCCTCGACGGTATCGAGTCCGCGTGCGGTTTCGATGATTGGCATGAGTTCGATCGCTCCGCTTTCCAGCCCGCGCTCACGCTCGAGTTGGCTGATGATCCAGTCGGCGATGGCAACATGTTCGGGGCCTTGCACCATCGGCAGGATCATGCCTCCGAGACCCGCGACGACGACGGCCTGGAAATCCGCGAAGGCATAAGGCGTGTCGAGCCCATTGATCCGCACGAACACGGGGCCATTGGTCAGACCTGCTATCACGCGGGCGGCGGTAGCGCGCGCCGTCGCTTTCTCGCTAGCAGCGACAGCGTCCTCCAGATCGAAGATCGCGGCGTCCGCACCGCATTGGGATACTTTGGCGAGATGTCGTTCGTTGGAAGCCGATGCAAAGAGTAGTGTGCGCACTAGTTGCTCCTCGCTTGCGGCGGCTGGCTATGCCGCAGGTTTACCCGCGATTGAGGTTGCATGTCTTGTCTCCATTCGTTTTAGGTCTTGGCGACCTTATGGTGATTGAAAAGTATCACCTGAAGGGGCAAAATAAAAGTGCATAAGGAACATACGGCTAATAACGTTTTTGCATGAGTAAGCGTGAATCCTAAAAATCTCCGGTCTTTCATGAAGGTGGTCGAGTTCGGCACGTTCAACCGCGCGGCGGGGCAGTTGCGCATTACGCAGCCGGCGCTGAGCCGCCGCATTAGTTCGCTCGAAGACGAGGTGAAGACCAAGCTATTCGACCGGCACGGCCATGGCGTCACGTTGACTGACGCGGGTATCGTGTTGAGGGATCATGCGGAGGGCCTGTTGCGCCATCTGGAGCAGGTGCAGTGTGAGTTGACGAGCCGAGCGTCTACGCCGAGCGGTAGCCTCTCGGTCGGACTGCCTGCGCCGTTCAGAAGCATCGTGTCCAGCACGCTGATACCGGCGTTCTGCCTGGAACACCCGCAGGTGAAGCTGCATATCTTCGAAAACACACCGCTCTTGATCTTCAACCTCCTGCAGGCGGGTTCGCTCGAACTTGGGGTGATTTCGGGCGAAGAGCCGCCTTCGGGCCTGACCTGTGACCCCTTTCTCACGGAGAGTCTCTTCCTGGTCGGCGCGACGAAGCACGGCCTGCAACTCGACTGCCCTGTGTCCGCGGCGCGCCTGCCCACACTGCCGCTCGTCCAGGCGCCATTTCCAAGTGCCGTGAGAACGCTGCTAGCGCGCTACTTCTCCGGCGGCGAGGCGCTCAGCTACAACGTCGAGGTTGACAGCTATCACCTGATGATCGACATCGCGGCATCAGGTCACAGCTTTACCATCCTGCCTTTCTCGGCTATTCGGGAGCATGTCCAGTCGGGACAGATATGCGCGGCTCCCATCGCCGAACTGCAAATGCATTGGGTTGTCGCACGTCCGGTCGAACGCCAGATTTCGGTCGCTGCGCGGCGCTTCGAGAACTCCCTACGGCGCCTGACGTATGAAGAGGTGCAGAGCGGTCGTTGGCTTAGCGCGAGTTACCACGACGCGCAATAGGCCCGCATTTTCAAAGTGAAGTGCG belongs to Burkholderia sp. PAMC 26561 and includes:
- a CDS encoding HpcH/HpaI aldolase/citrate lyase family protein — encoded protein: MRTLLFASASNERHLAKVSQCGADAAIFDLEDAVAASEKATARATAARVIAGLTNGPVFVRINGLDTPYAFADFQAVVVAGLGGMILPMVQGPEHVAIADWIISQLERERGLESGAIELMPIIETARGLDTVEAIARCSARVKRLAFGAGDYVNDLGMEWTAAEQELLFARSRLCVASRSAGLAPPIDTAHVDIADIEGLRRSAVHVRTLGFGGKFCIYPDQVTVVNEVFTPSEAEVAKARAIVDAFRQAEAAGISAIRVEGGFVDYPIVSRAQRLIERHSLATRASKPEHV
- a CDS encoding LysR family transcriptional regulator encodes the protein MNPKNLRSFMKVVEFGTFNRAAGQLRITQPALSRRISSLEDEVKTKLFDRHGHGVTLTDAGIVLRDHAEGLLRHLEQVQCELTSRASTPSGSLSVGLPAPFRSIVSSTLIPAFCLEHPQVKLHIFENTPLLIFNLLQAGSLELGVISGEEPPSGLTCDPFLTESLFLVGATKHGLQLDCPVSAARLPTLPLVQAPFPSAVRTLLARYFSGGEALSYNVEVDSYHLMIDIAASGHSFTILPFSAIREHVQSGQICAAPIAELQMHWVVARPVERQISVAARRFENSLRRLTYEEVQSGRWLSASYHDAQ
- a CDS encoding CaiB/BaiF CoA transferase family protein; amino-acid sequence: MTLNTSPQSPVAETMPMQGIRVIDAATFLAAPFASTLLGEFGAEVIKVELPDVGDPCRRLGNASASGDSFAWLTEARNKKSVTLDLRKPEGADLFKRLVAESDVVCENFQTGTLESWGLGYEDLKAINPRIIMLRITGYGQTGPYAGRPCFGRIANAFSGLSFLAGDPDGPPVTPGSATLADYGSGLFGAIGVLLALRARDITGEGQVVDVALYESMFRILDELVPAYGAKKIIRQRMGAATAIVVPHSHYPTRDGRWVAIACTTDKLFERLAVLMLQPELATPERYATMAQRLADRDEVDRIVTAWTRSGTLKEVIDACDKAQVPCGPVYAIDEIFDDPHYQQRGNLLTVKDDRVGELTMANVVPRLCGTPGQVNWLGPVLSEHTDSVLNSLLGIGAARLAELRALNVI
- a CDS encoding TRAP transporter large permease: MSRAEHDASSLWQRCAGICDRWLGTLVETVTACALAIEVALLLAGVSCRYLLHQPLTWSDELASTLFAWVASLGAAIAYRRMEHMRMVAFVSRQGRGPSARFDAFSMTASLMLLAILLMPAIQYAVSEFPIETDSLAISGVWRAAALPAGIGLMIVFGLLRLGRQVRLPDFALALALIAVIATALYLCKPSIVAMGLYNLLIFFVVIVGGAIFAGVPIAFAFGLGTLAYLSIVTHAPTDVMIGRMEEGMSHLVLLAVPLFIFLGALVVVTGMAKAMVGLLARLFGHVRGGLHYVLVGAMYLVSGISGSKAADMAAVAPVLFPEMRARGAKDGDLIALLSATGAQTETVPPSIVLITIGSVTSVSIADLFVGGLMPALLLGLMLCAGVWFKYRHDSDQAARSTWPEIARAFVVALPALVLPFVVRFAVIKGIATATEVSTVGIAYALAYAVLISVLFRKPVAWGRIWHALADTASLSGAILLIIGTATAMAWALTQSGFSTGLAALLAGLPGGRATFLAVSIVAFMVLGSVLEGIPAIVLFGPLLFPIAKALGVHEVHYAMVVVLSMGIGLFAPPFGVGYYAACAVARIDPSVGMRPIARYLLVLFAGTVIVAAFPWLSTGFL
- a CDS encoding TRAP transporter substrate-binding protein is translated as MSKKSQARRRVLTTGAAVCAAVAMPRLARAAAPIKLKYGTNVNIENPLNVRLNEAFTRIRTQTNGAVDIQLFPDGQLGSDTEMLSQLRSGALDMFTLSSVILSRLVPECAIVGVGFAFPSYKEIWAAMDGDLGAALRDRISAAGLFCQEKVWDLSFKEITSSAIAVRKPEDLKGFKLRVPPGRLWISLFEAFGASPTTINMNEIYSALQTRVVDGTELPLTTFYFAKLYEVQKSVSLTRHMWDGWLSLVNKATWDQIPADLRAVVSRNLNESALAQRADVVALEARFAGVLAKDKKMQVIEVDPKPFRVALRQAGYYEEWKKRFGPDMWALLEKYAGHIG